The segment CTAGAGTTCTTTTAATTTAATAACGTCTAAACGATCCTGGTCTCTTAGAGAGTTTGATTTCAGCTCAATTAACTTCAGCTTGTCCAGATAAGGGATTTCCCAATCTTCAATTTTGAAAAACCGGATATTTTTTCTGTAATCTTCAAATCGTTTGCCTGACATTCGAACAAATATATCGATCGGAAACTTTTCAATAATCCGCAATGACCTTCTTCATCAGTAAAATCTGAATTTTTCAGCTAGCGCGCGAAACCCTCATTATACTGAGAGAGAACTGCCAATCTTCGAAATATTCTCTTCATTATGCTCAACCAGAATATCCACGTCCTGGGTGGGCCGTATATATCCATTGAATGCACACGCAAACCCACCGACAGTAATGAACTTAATTTCATTTTTTACCAGAAGGACCAACAGTTCTTCGTATACGTTCATGCTTTTGTTCTGTTTTTTGAAGGCCGTTTTTTTCCAGAAACTCATTCAATTCGGAAATGATTTCGGTTGGTCGCTTGGAACTTTTCCCGACGGTTTTTCTGATATTTTCGTTTTTCATCTAATCAGTTGAGAATGAATTTTTAATTTACTAATTAATATACGACGTCTGAACGCCCAATTCCAAATCAATCTTTTGTTGATATGAAAATATTTCTTACCGATTGGATTCTCCCCATCACATCTTCAAAGATCAAAAACGGCGCGGTCGTCATCGACGACTATGACCGTATTTTAGACTTCGGCTCACGGCAAGACATTCTAAAAAAATATTCGGATAAGAATATTCAGGTTGCCGAATCGAAAAACTCCATTATCATGCCCGGCCTTGTCAATGCGCATACGCATTTGGAGCTCTCTATGATGAAAGGCGTTATTCCGCGCGGATTGAATTTCAGCGACTGGGTATTTGAGGCGATCACCAAACGATTTCAGTTCAATGAAGCAACCATTTCCGCCGACTGTGAAAAACAAATCAAAGCGCTGGAAGACTGCGGCACCGTTGGGGTCGGCGATATCGCCAATCATTCTGCAACGTCTCTGCCCTTACTGGAAAAATCAAGCTTGTACGCCGCCGTATTCAATGAGATCACCGGCTTTTCAAGCGCGGTCGCGCAGAATCGATTTCGAGAATTTGTCAGTAAAATCCCCGAAACACCCGATAATAAAATAAGGCAGGCATTGGCGCCGCACGCGCCCTATTCCGTATCGCCGGAACTTTTTAAATTAACAGCTGAATATAATGGCGATTCCAAAATATCAACCGTTCATTTGGCTGAATCAAATGACGAAATCGAGTTTTTGTTATCGGGTTCCGGCAGCATGAAAGAAATGATTCAAAAGATCGGCCGATGGGATGACAACTGGAAAGCGCCAAAAACAACTCCTGTTTCCTATCTGAAGAAATTGGGAATTCTGAATTCTAAATTATTAATTGTTCATGCGGTACATGTGACTGATGATGATATTGAATTACTCCGGTCTCATAGCGTCCATATCTGTTCTTGTCCGCGAAGCAATGTACAGATCAATGTTGGCGGCACGGCGCCGATAGAAAAATATTTGGATGCCGGATTGAATGTATGTTTGGGAACGGACAGCCTTGCAAGTAATGACGATCTGAATCTGTGGAATGAAATGACTTTTTTCAAATCCATTCATCCAAAAATCCAGGATTCAATAATCCTTCAAATGGCTACGATCAACGGCGCTCGTGCATTGGGTTTTGATCAACATATCGGCAGTATTGAAAACGGGAAAGATAATGCTCTAGTATGCATTGAAAGCGGAAAACCGATCAACGATCCTGAATCATTTCTGCTTTCGGGATATGATAAATTTACCAGCATTAGCAAAGTCATTTAACACCTCTGTCTTGTTTTTATTCATTATTCATTATTCATTATTCATTATTCATTCATTTCATGTTATATGTTCTCAGCTTAAGTAAGAACTCACCGGTTACAATATATTATTCTTTTCCCCGCACTTCGCCTTCCCAATCGCGCCTTGACTACAATGGTTTTTATATTTAAGTTTATTTCATGAGACGCCGGAAATTTTGTTCAGCAAAGGAATCTGTTCTATGATGATAGTAATAATGGAGAAAAATGCCTCCATTAAACAAATTCAGGATATCTTGCAGTTTGTCGAAGACAGCGCCTGTACGCCGCACGTATCTAAAGGCGACGAAAACACGGTGATCGGAGTCGTCGGTGATGAACGCGGGCTCGTATCGGACAAAATTCAAACCATGCCCGGCGTAGAAAAAGTCATTCCAACGCAGAAACCTTACAAACTCGCCAGTCGGGAATGGAAAAAAGATAACACGATCATCCGGGTCAATGGTATTGAGATCGGCGGCAACCGCATCACGATCATTGCCGGGCCGTGCGGCGTGGAGAGCGAAACCCAACTTCTGGAAATCGCTCAGATCGTCCGAGATGCAGGCGCGCACATTTTACGCGGAGGCGCATTTAAGCCGCGCACCTCGCCGTACAGTTTTCAGGGATTAGGTGAACGCGGATTGGAACTACTTGCCAAGGCGAGAGAAAAAACCGGACTGGCCGTGATCACGGAAGTGGTCAATCCCAATCAGGTCGAACTCGTTGCGCAGTACGCAGACATCCTGCAGATCGGCGCGCGCAATTCGCAAAACTTTGCATTGCTTCAGGAGGCGGGCAAATGTAATAAACCCGTTTTTCTTAAACGCGGTATGATGTCCAATCTCGAAGAATATCTCATGTGCGCGGAATATATTATGGCCAACGGTAATTATAACGTAATCTTATGCGAACGCGGTATTCGCACCTTCGAAACTTCAACGCGCAACACCATGGATATTTCCGCGATACCGATGATCAAGAGTTTATCTCATTTGCCCGTATTTGCCGATCCCAGTCACGCAACGGGCAAACGCTCTCTGGTACCGCCGGTGGCAAAAGCCGCACTGGCCGCAGGCGCCGACGGACTCATGATCGAAGTTCACAATCACCCTGAAAAAGCGCTTTCCGACGGCGCACAGGCGATACTACCGGAGGAATTTGTTGCGCTGATGCAGAATCTGAAACAACTGAGTACCGTCGTGGGAAGAAGTTTGTGATCAGTCTCAGAGATCATAGAGAAAAAAGCTTGCAAGTAACCTACTACTCAGAGTTAAAAATGTCATTCTTGTAAGAATCTTTTTTGAATGAACAGTTGTTATACTTGAAAAAAGATTCTTTCAGAATGACAATGCCGGGGTGAGTCGACATGATAGGCAGATAAGTTATTCTCCGTGAAACTCTGTGCGTGATTTTTGTGTAGAATTATGAACGAGATCAAAACAGAAAAAAATTTACGGGAGACCGGCCTGACGTCCGAACAGATTGTCGATGGCCACCTGATGAAAGCCTGGCGTGATGAAGTTCGCCTGCCCAACGGTAAAACGGCCGTGCGCGAATACATTCGCCATCCCGGCGCGGCAATTATGATCCCGCTCTTTGCCAACGGCGACACGATTCTCGTCAAACAATTCCGTTACCCGGTGGGAAAAGTTTTTATCGAATTGCCCGCGGGGAAACTGGACGGAAAAGAACCGATGGAAGAGGCCGCGCAGAGAGAACTTGCCGAAGAAGCCGGATTCACAAGCGATAAACTCACGCTGATCGCGGAATTCTATCCGTGCATCGGCTACAGCAATGAAAAAATGTGGCTGTATCTCGCCGAAGGCCTGAAAGAAGCGGACGCGATCACGGATCATGACGAATTTCTTGAACTCATGCGCGTTCCCTTTATCGAAGCGGTAGCGATGGTTCGGCGCGGCGAGATCGACGATATGAAAACAATTGCGGCTATACTGTTGGCTGATTCTTTTTTACAACAACGGAAGAAAGGAGGCGGTGATGGCAAGGTCCTTTCATGATAACGACCGTGATTGGGAAAACGAAAAAGAAGGCGACGAAGAAGAACCCTGGAAAAAAGCGCACGAGGAGTGGAAAACCAATATTGAAAAGGAA is part of the bacterium genome and harbors:
- a CDS encoding amidohydrolase family protein, with translation MKIFLTDWILPITSSKIKNGAVVIDDYDRILDFGSRQDILKKYSDKNIQVAESKNSIIMPGLVNAHTHLELSMMKGVIPRGLNFSDWVFEAITKRFQFNEATISADCEKQIKALEDCGTVGVGDIANHSATSLPLLEKSSLYAAVFNEITGFSSAVAQNRFREFVSKIPETPDNKIRQALAPHAPYSVSPELFKLTAEYNGDSKISTVHLAESNDEIEFLLSGSGSMKEMIQKIGRWDDNWKAPKTTPVSYLKKLGILNSKLLIVHAVHVTDDDIELLRSHSVHICSCPRSNVQINVGGTAPIEKYLDAGLNVCLGTDSLASNDDLNLWNEMTFFKSIHPKIQDSIILQMATINGARALGFDQHIGSIENGKDNALVCIESGKPINDPESFLLSGYDKFTSISKVI
- a CDS encoding nucleotidyltransferase family protein — its product is MNVYEELLVLLVKNEIKFITVGGFACAFNGYIRPTQDVDILVEHNEENISKIGSSLSV
- the aroF gene encoding 3-deoxy-7-phosphoheptulonate synthase, coding for MIVIMEKNASIKQIQDILQFVEDSACTPHVSKGDENTVIGVVGDERGLVSDKIQTMPGVEKVIPTQKPYKLASREWKKDNTIIRVNGIEIGGNRITIIAGPCGVESETQLLEIAQIVRDAGAHILRGGAFKPRTSPYSFQGLGERGLELLAKAREKTGLAVITEVVNPNQVELVAQYADILQIGARNSQNFALLQEAGKCNKPVFLKRGMMSNLEEYLMCAEYIMANGNYNVILCERGIRTFETSTRNTMDISAIPMIKSLSHLPVFADPSHATGKRSLVPPVAKAALAAGADGLMIEVHNHPEKALSDGAQAILPEEFVALMQNLKQLSTVVGRSL
- a CDS encoding NUDIX hydrolase, with product MNEIKTEKNLRETGLTSEQIVDGHLMKAWRDEVRLPNGKTAVREYIRHPGAAIMIPLFANGDTILVKQFRYPVGKVFIELPAGKLDGKEPMEEAAQRELAEEAGFTSDKLTLIAEFYPCIGYSNEKMWLYLAEGLKEADAITDHDEFLELMRVPFIEAVAMVRRGEIDDMKTIAAILLADSFLQQRKKGGGDGKVLS